The nucleotide window CGCCCGTCGAACCGCAGACGGCTGAGGACCCGGCGGTCACGCGTCAGCGCCCGGCCCCGTTGGTCACCCAGGCCGCCCTGCTGATATCGGTTTTCGTCGGCGGGCTGATCGCCTCCCTCTCCTCCGGGCGGTTCCACCTCCGCCTCGACATGGGACCGGGTTTCCGGGACCTGGTCACGGCCAACTCGGTCGGCATGGTCGTCCTGCTGTTCGCGGGAGGCGTGCTGGTCGGCTTCGGTACCCGACTGGCCGGTGGTTGCAGCTCCGGCCACGGGCTCAACGGCTGTGGTCGGCTTGCCCCGGTCAGCATCGTGGCGACGGCGACGTTCTTCGGTACGGCCGTCGCCGTGTCGTTCCTCCTGTGGAAGGTGATCTGATGCGTACCCGGGGCGGAATCCTGCTGGCCAACATCGTCACCGGGTTGGCGCTCGGCTTCACCGTCACCAGCATCGGCTTCGGTGACTACGCCGAACTGAACCGCATGTTCACCTTCCAGGACCTGCGGATGCTCCTGTCGTTCGCCGGAGCAGTCGTGATCATCGTGTGCGTTTTCGCTCTGCTGCGGGTCCGTCGCACCCCGGGGCGCATCCACGCCGGCGTGATCCCCGGCGCAGTGCTGTTCGGCACGGGCTGGGCGATCTCCGGTGGCTGCCCGGCGATCCCGATCATCCAGGTCTCCAGCGGTTACCTGCCCGCACTGGTCACGATCGTCGGCATCGTCGTCGGCGTCCGGCTGTGCCGCTGGGCCAGGGGCCGGCACCTTCGCATCGACAGCGGCTCGTGCGAACTGTGAGACCCGGCCGGAGCCGAGCCGCCCTCAGGGCCCGTTGTGGGCACGCTGTGGGCACGGCGCCGTGATGGAGGAGCCGGCAGCGGTCGGGTAGGCCCCTTCCTGGCTCGGTGTGTTTCAACGCGATCATTCACGCGGCCGGCCGCTCGGCCATCCTCGCGAGCTCTTCGTCCGAACCCGGCACGTCCCCCTTCTCGGAGAAGTGTCGGGCATGGACCTTCACAGAAGACCTACCAATAGCTTGCTTGACTAAGGCAAATTAAATGTGATTGCCTAAGTCAGGCAAGGGGAGGTGTGCCGGGGTCTGCGTCCTGGCCGACCCCGACCCGACCTTCACCCCGCCCGACGCGCGCCCCACGACGCGGCGGGAGCCTCGCGCCCATCTCTGTATCCCCGGTCTCCGTCCCGTCGGAGCCCCCTCACCGAGGAGACACGCATGACAGACTCATCGACCTGCTTAGGTGCGACCGCACCGGCACCGATCACCCCCACGCACGTGCAAGGGGAGACGACCCCGCGGGCGAGGCAGGACGAGCCGAAACGCGTCGCGCTCCTGTCGAGGGAGCACTCCGAGCACCATCTGCCCGGCACAGCACGGGATGCCGTGGCCATCCGTCCCGCGACGGCGACCCGCCTGGGGGAGCGATGAGGCGCGTCCTGATCGTCGGGGCCTCGGCAGCCGGACTTGCGGCGGCCGAGACACTGCGCCGGGAGGGCTACGACGGCACGCTCACCCTCGTGGGCGACGAGCCGACGGCCCCCTACGACCGTCCGCCGCTGTCCAAGCAACTCCTGTCCTCGGAATGGGAGTCCGACCGGCTCGCCCTGCGCACCCCCGCCGCCTTGGCCGCCCTCGACCTCGACCTGCGCCTCGGCGTGGCGGCGACCGCCCTCGAACTCGCCTCCCGGACAGTGCGGTTGGCGGACGGCTGCGAAGTGCCGTACGACGGACTGGTCATCGCCACCGGCGTACGGCCGCGCCGCCTGCCCGGAACGGGCGCGCACGTGCTGCGCACCCTCGACGACGCGCTCACTCTGCGGGAGCGGCTCACCCCCGGCCGACGGCTGGTCGTCGTCGGCGCCGGCTTCCTCGGCGCGGAGGCCGCCGCGGTCGCCCGGAAGCTGGGCGCCGAGGTGACGCTCCTCGAACCCGCCGCCGTACCGCTGGCGCACGCGGTCGGCGCCGAGGTCGGGCGGATGCTGGCCCAGGCCCATGTGGACCAGGGGGTCGACCTGCGCTGCGGGGTCACCGTGGCCGAGGCGACCGAGGGCGGCGTCCGGCTCGCCGACGGCTCGCGGATCGAGGCGGACGAGGTGCTCGTGGCCATCGGCTCGCTGCCGAACACCGAATGGCTCGACGGCAGCGGTCTCACGGTGGCCGACGGCGTGGTGTGCGACGAGTACTGCGAGGCGGCGGAGAACGTGTACGCGGCCGGTGACGTCGCCCGCTGGTACAACCCGCTGTTCGGCACCTCGATGCGCATCGAGCACCGCACCAACGCCGCCGAGCAGGGCATGGCCGCCGCCCGCAATCTGCTCAACCCCCAGGCGCGCAAGCCGTTCGCGCCGGTGCCGTACTTCTGGTCCGACCAGTACGACATGAAGGTCCAGGCGCACGGCTTCCTGCGCGGCCACGACGAAGTCGCCGTGGTGGAGGGCGACTTGGCCGACCGGCGGTTCGTCGCCGCGTACCGCACCGGCGACCGGGTCAGCGGTGCCCTCGCGGTGCGCATGCCGCCCAAGGCGATCCGGCAGTGGCGCCAGGCCATCGAGACCGGGGCGCCCTGGCACGAGGCCGTGGGGAGCTGACATCCCCGGTGGACGGACCGAACCGGAGAACCGGGCCCCACGGCTGATCCCCGGGGGTCGGCACACACCGAGGACCCCGTCCCCGTCGCCCCGGTCCGTCCCCACCCGGGGGCGGCCGGACCCGCCCCCGCACTCCCCGAATCCCCACGTACAAGCCGCTCGCCCTGTCAGAAGACCGTTCCGGCCTCCAGCTGGATCACTGATCGAAGGAGCCCCCACCATGACCGGCGAAAACGTACTCGATTACCCGTTCGACCAGCCCAAGGCTCTGGAAGCGCCCCGCGAGTGGGCCGAAGCCCGGGCCACGTGCCCGGTGACCCACGTCCGGATGCCCAGCGGAGACGTCGCCGGCCTCGTCACCGGTTACGACGAGGCACGCGCGTTGCTCTCCGACCCCCGGTTCAACCGGCGCCTCGACCATGAGGGCGCGGCCCGCACGTCGACCACCGAGGACGGCGGGATGTTCAACCGGGAGAACAAAGCCCTGTCGCAGATGATGAGCGAGGGACACCGGCGGTACCGCCGGCTGATCAGCCCGGCGTTCACGGTGAAGAAGATGGAGGCCTGGCGCCCCCGCATCCAGCAGATGACCGACGAACTGCTGGACGCCATGCTGGCCAAGGGAGCACCCGCCGAGCTGCGGGCGGAGTTCGCCCTCCCGCTGCCGGTCCGGGTCATCTGCGCGCTGCTGGGTGCGTCGGCCGAGGACCAGGGCAGGTTCGCGCACTGGTCCGACGTCCTGATGACGACGACGAAGTACACGCAGGCCGAGGTCGACGAGGCGCGGCGCGAGTTCGAGGCGTACGCCTCGGACCTGGTCGAGGAGAAGCGGGCGAACCCGAGGGAGGACCTGCTCAGCGAGCTGACACAGATCTCCGACAGCGAGGACGGCCGGCTCAGCCACGCGGAGCTCATCTCCACCGTGGTGGGCATCCTGGTCGCGGGGCACGAGACCACCTCGAACCAGATCGTCAAGATGACGGCGTTGCTGCTGGAGGACCGGCAGCTCTACGAGGCCGTGATCGCCGATCCGTCACTCGTGCCGGGCGCGGTCGAGGAGGCCCTGCGTCTGGACCCCGTCGGGGGCCTCGGCATTCCGCGGTTCATCTCCGAGGACATCGAGGTGGGCGGCGAACCGGTCCCGGCCGGAACCACCCTGTTCGTCAACCTCAGCGCCGCGGACCGGGACGAGCGCAAGTTCCCCGACGCCGACCGGTTCGACCCGTGCCGCCCGAACGCCCAGCAGCACCTGGCCTTCAGCGCGGGACCGCGTTTCTGCATCGGCCAGACGCTGGCCCGGGTGGAACTCCAGGTCGTCCTGGACACCTTCGTCCGGCGGCTGCCCGAACTGCGGCTGCGGGACGACCCGGACGCCCTGCGCATCCGCACCGGGGTCGTGGCCACCGGCCTGGAGGAGCTGTGGGTCACCTGGTGACAAGCGGCTGGTGAGCGGCGGGAGAGCCGCGACGCGGAGAACTCACTGTGACGCCGCGGACAAGCGGAGCCATCGGACCATCGGACCCATCGGACCCATCGGACCCATCGGAGCAAGGAACTGCCATGAAGATCACCATTGACGAGGAACTGTGCTGCGCCAGTGGCCTGTGCACAGTCAAGGCCGGCGAGGTGTTCGACCAGCGGGACGAGGACGGAATCGCGGTACTGCTGGCGGAAGCCCCCGCTGCGGAACACCATGACGCCGTCCGGGAAGCGGCCGCGGTCTGCCCCGCCGCGGCCATACACATCATGGAATGACCGACAGCGCTTCGACTGCCCCGCCGCCTTGGCCGCGGGGCAGCCGACAGCCGTGAGAGCGGCTTGGTTGTCGCTCTGAAAGGCACAGCGAGGGCGCAGCGAGGGCTCAGCGATGGCACGGCGATGGCACGGCGTCGCCGATGATGGACCCCCGGAGTGCATCCGTCGACTCGCCACCCCGGTGCCCTGTCCCGGCCGGGACAGGGCAGGGCGGGCGGAGCGGGCCGCGCCGTTAGCGGGCGCTCGTGGTGGCGATCTCGGAGATGTGGTTGTACCGCTCCACCAGCACGAAAAGCTTGGTCTTCTGCGTCGTCTTCCCGCTGCCGAAGGTCAGCGTGACGATGACCTCATGGCTGTGACCCATGGTGCCGTTGTCGGTCACCGTCCACCGCGCCGGGACGTTTTGGGCACGCAGGACGCCGTCCGCCCCGTTCTTCTTCTCCCAGGCCGCCAGCCGCTTGGCGAAGCCGGGCGTCAGGTAGTGCTTGCGGAGCGCCGTGGCCAGCGTGACGTCCGGGTCCGTGTAATCGCCCTTCGCGTCGATGTACGCGCCGTAGAAGTCGGCAACCCGGGTCACCACTTGGCCGGACCTGCCGCTGACCGACTGCGGTGCGGCGGTGGACGCCTTCGCGGGGGCACCGACAGCCGCCTGTGCCGACACCTGTGTCGACACACCGAGTCCGACAGCCAGGACGAGGCCGGCGGCGACGGCCGCGCGGCGGCCCTGACGACGGTGAGCGGGGGACTTCCTGTTCATGTGTGTCTTCCTTTTCTGATCCGTATGTGATTGCTCTCGGCCGGTTCCGGCTTTCGTGCCGAAGGTGCCTGCCGATTTGTCGGTGGCGGCGGGAGCCGTGGGGTGCGGAACGCCACACCTGCAACGGTGGAACGCGCCAACGGTGGAACCGCCCCATCCCTGCTGAACTGCGGAAGTGGCCGCCGCCGTTCGAGCGGATTCAGCAGGTGGAACTGCTGGAGATCTTTATTCCGGTGACGCTGTAAGCGTTCGCGAACACGGTTCGGGAATTCGGCCCCAGGCAGATCGAGGTCCCGTCCTGGAGCCGTAGATACGCCACGTCGTCGTTCCGGGTGTTCACGACGTAGTAGTGCGGCCGGGGCCTGACCGTCTGGTAGGAACTGGTGACATCGCGGTACGTCGTGATCGGCGTGCCCGCGTTCCAGGCGTGCTCGTCCACGTAGAAGCAGACATAGGGGTACGGGCAGCCGTTGGTGGGGGACTCCGCCTGCGCTGCCGATGCGCCGGCCACGGACATGGCTGCGACGGCCACGCCCGCGCCCGCGAGACCTGCCGCCGTTCGGATGACGGACTTCATCAAACCTCCAAGAATTGAGTGGATCGTCTGACACGGCAGATGCAGATGCAGATCGTGATCCGTTGCGGATGCCGCTGGTCAGCAGGGGCGAGGCCGGTGCTGCGACGAGTACGGCAACCGGCGTGGTGAGCGTGTGTGACGACGTATCAAGCGCGGTGGCCATGGAGGCGACCGTTCATGCATGCGTCTCGGCCGTCGCCGATGCCGGTTGGTCGGTCCGGCCCTGGTCGGTGCGACACCAAGAGCATCGACGGACACCGGAGTCCGGCGCAACGACTGCCGCCCCTTTGGCGACGGTGGAACCATCCCAGCCCATCTGACGTGCAGGGATGTGAGTACATGGGATACGGGATCGCGGGCGGACGACGGAGGAACGGTATCGATGCAGGACGATGTCGAGGAGTTCGCGGCGCTGCTGCGCCGGCTGAAGGACCGTACGGACCGGAGCTACGGCTCCCTGGCCCGCCGCCTCGGCATGAACACCTCCACGCTGCACCGGTACTGCGCGGGCGAGGCGGTGCCGCAGGACTTCGCGCCCGTGGAGCGGCTCGCGGCCTTCTGCGAGGCGACACCGAAGGAGCGGCTCGAACTGCACAGGCTGTGGTTGTCGGCGGTGGGGGCTCGGCAGCGGGTGCGTACGGCCGGTTCGGCGTCGGCGGCGGCATCGGCCGCGTCGGCACCGGCATCGGCCGCGTCGGCTGCGGCACCTGCACCGGACACGGACACGGACGGGGCACTCGTCGAGGAGAGCAGCTCCGCGGAGCAGCCCGGGGACGATCCAGCCCCGGACGAGCCCGCCCCCTCTCCCTCTCCCTTCTCCGCTCCCCGCCCCTGGTACCGCCGCCGACGGGTTCTGGCGTCCACCGCCGTCGCCTGCGCGCTGCTCGCCACTCCGGGCAGCGTGTCCGTCCTGTCGAACGACCGCTCCTCCGCGGCGGACGCCTCCCGCCCCGCGGGCCTGCGGACGACCGCCTCCGGCGCAGCCCACGGTTCGGCGAAACCGCCGGCCACCGCCTCCCCGTCCCCTTCCCGGAGCTCCGCGTCGCCCAGCCCCGGGCAGCAGAACCCCGCCCCGTCCGCGACCGACAGCGGTCCCGCCTCGGCCACGAAGCCGACCACCGGCCTGCCCCTCGCCTGGAGCACCGACTCCCTGGTCTGGGACAAGGGGTGCGACCACGACTACGTCATCGACAAGCCGCCCGCACAGGTGCCTCCGCCGCCGGTGGAGCAGGACGCCGGGGTGTGGGCGGCGACGCAGGGCGCGGTGCACGGGCGGCATACGAGGGTGCAGATCTCGGTGCAGGGGCGGTCGTCAACGGCCGTGGTCCTGAAGGCGCTCCACGTCCGCGTCGTCAGCCGCGGCAACCCGGCCGCCGGGAGCGCGTACGCCATGGGCCAGGGCTGCGGCGGTGAGCTCAGGCCCCGCCGCCTCACCGTGGACCTCGATGTCGACCGCCCCATCGCCCGCCCGAAGGACGGCGCCGACAGCGAACACACCATCCCGGCCGTGCACTTCCCGTACCGTGTCTCCGCCGAGGACCCGGAGGTGCTGCTGGTCGACGCGACGACACAGACCTACGACGCCCGCTGGTACCTCGAACTCGACTGGTCCTCCCAGGGCCGCACCGGCACGATCCGCATCGACGACCACGGCCGCCCGTTCCACACCACCAGCATCAAGGGAATGCCGCACTACTGGTACGGCAGGAACGACGCAGACGAGCGTGCCTGGGTCCCCTACGACAGCTAGGGGCTGCGTCGACCACGGCCGCAGTGACCGTGATTCCCCGCTGTTCCCCGCTCGATCTGGTGCGGCTCCAAGGCGAAAAAACCGTCAATCTTCGCGTTCACGGCAATTTTTCGGCCTCCCCGGGCCACTCAGTGCTGTCCGGCCATGGGGAACAGACATCGGTCGAAACCGACGGCGGAAACCTGATCAAGAAGACGATCACCCACCACAACTCGGGTGGCACAGCACTCAAGTAGGCGGAGACACGCAGCCGGTCGGCCCCACTTCGATGGGGTCGGGTTCGTCCTCTTCGTCAGGCTGAGGCCTCCTCGGCTGGTACCGGCCACGCTGCCGTCGGCGCGGGCACCAGCCGAGGAGCCCTTGGCGAAGGAGACGAACGTCTTGCCACGTGACGGCGGGACGCAAATTCAGCCGCCTACCGTCAGAGAAGGAGTACGTCGTGGCTGCTTCACACGAATAAGGCACGCGGCGACTGATCACCACGCACAGCAAAGGCCCGGGTCTCTGACCTGGGCCTTCACCATGGAGCGGGTGACGAGAATCGAACTCGCGCTCTCAGCTTGGGAAGCGACGGCGCTTGCGCGCCTTCCATGGCCCTGACCTGCGCGGACTTCGTCCCGAAGGTTCCCCGGACACGGACGTGGGCGGGGCGAGCGCCAGGACGCGCTCGCTGACCCGGCACTCCCATCCGGCCACGTCGGGCGAGGCTCTTCAGCGGGGTGAGGACCGCGACGTGGACCGCGTCCCCGGCCGGCCTCAGCCGGGCCAGGGCGTCGGTGCGGGCTGTTCCTTTGAGCTGTCCGTATCGGGCGCGAATGCTCTCGGGTGCGGTGACGAGGATGTGGGCGATCTGGTTCAGGGCGGCGGTGCGTGCTTTGACCGCGGAGCGGGCGGCGTTGTGCAGGGCGCGTGGTGAGGACCTCCTGGACCCGCCAGTGGGCCGGGATCGGCGCGTCCGGTTGCGGTCGGGTGAGGCGGTTGCCCAGGCCTCCCTCTCCGCCGACTCCCGCCCGGCGAGGAGGGCATGGGACGTGCACACCATGAGCACGCCATGCCCCTATGCCACCTACCGGGCGGGCACGCCGCCGTACCCGCGTCCGGGGATCAGCGAACAACCCTCACCTGCACGGACGTTGGCTCACAGACAGACCAACTGCCCCTGGTGACACGTGTTCTGTTGTCCGGAAGGAGTGGAAGTTGTGCGAATGCTGTGCGAGGAGGTGACAGAGCGATCGGATGTGTTGCATTTGGTGCGTCGGGGGAGCCCGGGGCCCGTGGGGTTCTCGGGGCACTGACCATGAGGAGGAACAGAAGTGATCCGTGTCTCGCGCGTGACGGCCGCTGTGGCAGCGGCCCTCGCGCTGGCGCTGGCGTCGCCGGGGGCGGCGCAGGCGGCGCCGGAACCGGACCCCGGGCTGCTGTCCGCTTCCCCGTCCGCGGGGCTTCCCGAGGGCTGGCGGACCACCGGGTCCGGGGAGTCGGCAGAGCTGGTGTGGCGCTCGCCCGAGAAGGTGCCGGTGGGCGATGCCCAGGTCGAGTTCCGCAGCGGGGAACGCCTGTTGGGCATCCCCAGACCCGCCGCGGACGGGCGCACCTTCCGGCTGCCGCTCGACGGGGTGAGCCTCGGAAGGACGGACGACCTGCGGGTCGAGGCCGGAGGGCGCCGTCTGGACGCGGCCGGAGCGAAGGCCGCGGCCCGTGAGCGCCGCGGACTCGACAGCTCTTCGGGCCCATCGCGCCTGCCCCGGGCCGCGACCGTGAACAAGGTCGACCCCGGTGTGGCCGGCTCGTTCCGTACGACCAGCGGTGAGTACTCCCTGCCATCGGTCCACCTGCCCGGCTACGACACCGAGGTGGAGATGAAGGCCGTGGTGGTCGCACCGAAGGGCGCCACGGGCAGCCGCCCCCTGGCGCTGTTCCTCCACGGGCGCCACGCCACCTGCTTCAAGGGCGACGACCTGACCCTCGAATGGCCTTGCCCGGCCGACCACGAGCCGGTGCCGAGCTACCGCGGATACCTGCACGACCAGCAACTCCTGGCCTCCCAGGGCTATGTGACGGTCTCGATCTCGGCCAACTCCGTCAACGCCCAGGACTGGCAGGCCGACGACGCCGGCGCCCAGGCCCGCTCCTCGCTGATACGGCTGCACCTGGCCCACTGGGCGGACTGGGCCGCCGACCCGTCCACGGCCCCCGACGTCGTACGACGGGCGCCCCGCGCCGACCTCGGCCGGGTGCTGCTGGTGGGCCACTCCCGTGGTGGTGAGGGCGTCGACCGGGCCGCGCTGGACAGCCTCACCCCGCCGCCCGCCGACCAGGACGGCTACCACGGCAAAACCCGCTGGACGATACGCGGAACCGTCCTCATAGGCCCCACGATCTTCGGCCAGAACCCCGCACCCGACGTGCCGTCCGTGTCGATCCTGCCGGGCTGCGACGGAGACGTCATCGACCTGCAGGGCGAGTACTACGTCGACGGCACCCGTGGGGTCAGCCGCGGCAAGGCCCTGCACAGCGCGGTCTACATGACGGGTGCGAACCACAACTACTTCAACAGCGAGTGGACCCCCGGCCAGGCCACGGCACCGGCCGACGACGACTTCTCCTACGGCGGCGACGGGCACGACCCGCTGTGCTCGCCGGGCACCGCCACCCGGCTCACCGCCGAGCAGCAGCGGAAGGCGGGCTCGACGTACATAGCCGCCGCGGCCCGGCTGTTCGTCGCCGGTGACGACCGGGTCCGCCCGCTGCTCGACGGGTCGCCCGCGCGTGCAGCCTCCGCCGGACCCGCCCGCGTCCTCACCCACGCCGTCGGCGCCGCCCGCTCGGGAGCGTTCCTTCCGGCCTCCTCCGCCAAGGTCAGCGGCGGCGGTCGGCTGTGCGCCCAGGTGGACCCGGACCCGAAGGTCTCCTGCCTGGACCCCGCCCTCAGGACCGCTTCCCCGCACTTCACCCAGTGGCGGAGGGTGACCCCCGGCAAGGAGCCGGGCCGGTACGCGCTGGCCATGAACTGGAGCCGCTCCGGCACCGCCACCCGGTTCAGTCCCGCCGCTCCGGTCTCCCTGTCCGGAGCGAAGAAGTTGACCCTGCGCGTGATCGTCCCGCCGAACACCACCGGCACCGAGCTGGACGTCGCCCTCACCGACACCTCCGGCAAGCGGGCGAACCTCGGCCGGGTCCGCGTCGACGGCCTGCCGGGCACCTCCCGCACCTCCTCCTACTGGGCGCGTGAGGTCCGCGTACCCCTGTCCGCCGAGACCCGGAAGCGCATCGACCTCGGCCACGTCAAAACCCTGCGCCTGACCCCGCGTACCGAGTCCGGGACGGCATGGCTGGTGGACGCCTACGGCTGGCGCCCCGGCACCCCCGTCGTCCAGCCCGCCAAGCTGGCGCGCGTGGATGTCGGCAACCTCACCGTCAAGGAGGGCGACTCCGGCTCGCGCACCTACCAGGTGCCGGTACGGGTGTCCGGGTCGGGCAGCGGCGAGGTCCGGCTGTTCGTGGAGGAGCCGGGCAGCGACTTCCCCGTCGCGCGCACGGTGAAGGTCCGGGCGGGCACCCGCGTCGACGTACCCGTGACGGTCGAGGGCAACACCCGCTACAGCTCCGACACGGCACACCGGGTGGCCGTCAAGACCGTACGCGGCGCGGTGGTCGGCTCCTCCCTGGGCGGCGTCACCGCGCAGAACGACGACCCCCAGCCCACGGTGACCATGACACCGGTCGCGGACCAGGTCACCGAGGGGCAACCGCTGGTCTGGCGGATCACCCTCTCCGCCGCCGCCGACGTGGCCCTGTGGACGGACCTGCAGCTGCTGCCCGTCTCCGACGGCACCGAACTGTCCACCGGGGACGTCCCCGCGACGTGGCTGGACGAGCACTTCGGTGCCTCGCCGGATCCCGAGCGGCCACTGTCCGCACTGCCGGACGGCGCGCTGCTCATGTCCGAAGTACCCGCGGGCAGTCTGAGCATCGACATGTCCGTGCCCACCGTCACCGATCAGCTGAGCGAGGACACGGAGTCGCTGCGGCTGCGCCTGTGGACCTACGACGCCAACGGGGAGCCGGTCGAGGGCCCGGAGTTCACCGGCACGGTACGTGACGCCTCCTAGCGGAGCACCCGTGCCGTACGAGGCACCATGAGGTGCCGTCGGCCCTCCCGCTCCCGGCGGGAAGACCGACGGCACCGCCACGCCGCCCACCGCCACGCCGCCCACCGCCACGCCGCCCACCGCGACGCCGCCCACCGCGACGCCGCTCATCGGACGCCGGCAACCGGGCCGGCGCCGTCCCTGCAGCACCGTATGGCCGCGTTCACCGTCTCCTGTCGTGGTCGCCGCGAGCCGGTACGACGGAGCCGCCTCGGGGAGGCTACGGGCCGTCGGGCAGGGCTACGACGCCGGTCCGGCGGGGTCTGGCGACGGGCTATATGTCCCCCCTCCACCCCAGGAGCATCAGCTGTGCGCCGACATCACGCGGGGCGTGCGAAGGCGCCCGGTGACATCAAGTCTCCGGGCGCCTTTGGAGGACCAACCCGCCACCTAGGAAAGGGACTTGTAGCCGCTCCAGCCGCTCGCGATCCGCGTCCGCGGACCGAACGAGCCCTTGCCGTCACCGCTGTTGCGCCACAGGTTGCCGCTGGTGTCGCGGGAGACCAGGTCCGGCCTGCCGTCG belongs to Streptomyces graminofaciens and includes:
- a CDS encoding YeeE/YedE thiosulfate transporter family protein codes for the protein MSAYWPWWAGAVALAALTVGYTLATDRSFGVSGAWDRVLHWRRERELERMEEEFADERALTAALVKAGADHFATLAAEPAPARQSHVEPASGPPVEPQTAEDPAVTRQRPAPLVTQAALLISVFVGGLIASLSSGRFHLRLDMGPGFRDLVTANSVGMVVLLFAGGVLVGFGTRLAGGCSSGHGLNGCGRLAPVSIVATATFFGTAVAVSFLLWKVI
- a CDS encoding YeeE/YedE thiosulfate transporter family protein, which encodes MRTRGGILLANIVTGLALGFTVTSIGFGDYAELNRMFTFQDLRMLLSFAGAVVIIVCVFALLRVRRTPGRIHAGVIPGAVLFGTGWAISGGCPAIPIIQVSSGYLPALVTIVGIVVGVRLCRWARGRHLRIDSGSCEL
- a CDS encoding NAD(P)/FAD-dependent oxidoreductase, which encodes MRRVLIVGASAAGLAAAETLRREGYDGTLTLVGDEPTAPYDRPPLSKQLLSSEWESDRLALRTPAALAALDLDLRLGVAATALELASRTVRLADGCEVPYDGLVIATGVRPRRLPGTGAHVLRTLDDALTLRERLTPGRRLVVVGAGFLGAEAAAVARKLGAEVTLLEPAAVPLAHAVGAEVGRMLAQAHVDQGVDLRCGVTVAEATEGGVRLADGSRIEADEVLVAIGSLPNTEWLDGSGLTVADGVVCDEYCEAAENVYAAGDVARWYNPLFGTSMRIEHRTNAAEQGMAAARNLLNPQARKPFAPVPYFWSDQYDMKVQAHGFLRGHDEVAVVEGDLADRRFVAAYRTGDRVSGALAVRMPPKAIRQWRQAIETGAPWHEAVGS
- a CDS encoding cytochrome P450 gives rise to the protein MTGENVLDYPFDQPKALEAPREWAEARATCPVTHVRMPSGDVAGLVTGYDEARALLSDPRFNRRLDHEGAARTSTTEDGGMFNRENKALSQMMSEGHRRYRRLISPAFTVKKMEAWRPRIQQMTDELLDAMLAKGAPAELRAEFALPLPVRVICALLGASAEDQGRFAHWSDVLMTTTKYTQAEVDEARREFEAYASDLVEEKRANPREDLLSELTQISDSEDGRLSHAELISTVVGILVAGHETTSNQIVKMTALLLEDRQLYEAVIADPSLVPGAVEEALRLDPVGGLGIPRFISEDIEVGGEPVPAGTTLFVNLSAADRDERKFPDADRFDPCRPNAQQHLAFSAGPRFCIGQTLARVELQVVLDTFVRRLPELRLRDDPDALRIRTGVVATGLEELWVTW
- a CDS encoding ferredoxin; translation: MKITIDEELCCASGLCTVKAGEVFDQRDEDGIAVLLAEAPAAEHHDAVREAAAVCPAAAIHIME
- a CDS encoding helix-turn-helix domain-containing protein, yielding MQDDVEEFAALLRRLKDRTDRSYGSLARRLGMNTSTLHRYCAGEAVPQDFAPVERLAAFCEATPKERLELHRLWLSAVGARQRVRTAGSASAAASAASAPASAASAAAPAPDTDTDGALVEESSSAEQPGDDPAPDEPAPSPSPFSAPRPWYRRRRVLASTAVACALLATPGSVSVLSNDRSSAADASRPAGLRTTASGAAHGSAKPPATASPSPSRSSASPSPGQQNPAPSATDSGPASATKPTTGLPLAWSTDSLVWDKGCDHDYVIDKPPAQVPPPPVEQDAGVWAATQGAVHGRHTRVQISVQGRSSTAVVLKALHVRVVSRGNPAAGSAYAMGQGCGGELRPRRLTVDLDVDRPIARPKDGADSEHTIPAVHFPYRVSAEDPEVLLVDATTQTYDARWYLELDWSSQGRTGTIRIDDHGRPFHTTSIKGMPHYWYGRNDADERAWVPYDS